The genomic segment CTTTAATGAAGCTTTATTTTTGCAGCAAGTGGATAAAACCGTAAAAAAATATGGTTATTGCGTTATTGTTTTGGCAGAGGGGATTCGGGATAGCAAACAACAATTTTTAGCTGAAGCAGGTACTATCGATGCATTCGGACATAAACAGTTAGGTGGTGCGGCTCCGGTGATTGCGCAATTAGTTAAAGCTAAATTAGGATATAAGTATCATTGGGCGCTACCTGATTATTTACAACGTTCAGCACGGCATATCGCTGCTGAAGTTGATGTTAAACAGGCCTATGCCTTAGGCAAGGTGGCCGTTGAATTTGCTCTTAAAGGCAAAAATGCGGTCATGCCTACTATCGTGAGAGCAGCAAGCAAGCGCTATCAATGGACGATTGGTGAAGCAAAATTATCTACGGTAGCTAACCAGGAAAAAAAATTACCTCGATCTTATATCACCAAGGATGGTTTTCATATTACTCAGCGCTGTCGGGATTATTTGCTCCCATTAATTCAGGGTGAAGCTTATCCCCCCTATCAAAAAGGTTTACCAAATTATATACCGCTAAAAAAGCTTAAAGTTAAGAAAAAACTAGGTAATTTTGTTGTTAAATTAAAATAATTATGCCGCTACTTATCTAAAAAGGTAATATGTATTACCATACATATTACTTTTTTTGACATTTATAGGACTTTAAACAAAGTATAAGTTTACTCTATGGGTCATAACACTAAAACTTTAATAAAGCTATGGCATGAATATAAAAGATATTAGACGGAAAAATTTACGGAAATTAGCACGCTCAGTTGGTGGGATTACCGATTTATCTGAGTATTTGGATAGGTCACAAAGCCAGATTAGTCATTTAATAGGCAATAGCCCAATTAAAAACATTGGCGATCGATTGGCTAGCCATATTGAGAAGGTTTTTAATAAACCTCATGGATGGCTCGATCATGAGCATGCAGCTGAAGAGTCCGAAGGCGCTTATCAGTATGAAAATAGTCAGCCTTACTATCAAGTTCCCTTATTGACGCCCCAAGAGGTAAAAGAACGATTCCTGCAATTTATAAAAATTTCACCAAAAACCTACTCTAAGTATTTAAGCACTAACATTCCGCTTAGCTCGGATGCTTTTGCACTGCGTGTAGAGAATGATTGTATGGAAACCGCACAAGGGCCAAGTTTTCCTAAAAACTGTATTATTGTATTAGATACTGATTGTGTCGCACATAATGCAGCTTTTATTTTAGCTAAAATAAAGCAAGACCCTGGAAATACCTTACTCTTTAGGCAACTCGTTATCGATGGAAATCGTCGCTATCTGAAGGCGCTAAACCAGCATTATCCTTTGACAGAAATGCAAGCTGATGATACGACATGTGGTGTAGTGCGTTTTATGCTAATGGAGTTTTGATAAATATTAGGCATTATTTTTGGTTATTTAATCCAAACATGCTTTTAGTGTATTTTTTTATAAGGATAGGCTTTTCAGTGTCTTTTACAGCAATAGCAGTTGCAAAATTTGGGTAAAGAGATAAATTGGAAATAGCATAGAAAGGATTTATTTCTTCTTTTTTATATTCTAAATTATTTGCTTGAGGATCTAAGGAAAGTTTATGCCTAGAATAGGGATGAGTTTGCAAGGTATGTCCCTTTGCCTTAATTAAAGCCTCATTTCTTACCCAAGCATTAAAAAATGTCTCTAATTTCTTTATACCGTGTAGTAATTGCAATCGATCATATTCGTAAGCAGGAAGAAAACGATAAGCAATTTTGTCAAGATGTATTCTTGGATTTATAAATTCAATATCAATACCTACGGGTGTGTTGATAGTAAAAATATAAGCCAGAATATTTTTTGAGTGGGAGAGATTAAACTCTATGAGGTGCTTAGAATTTATTAATAAAGGCTTACCAGAATCTGTATACCTAAATTGTAACTTTTGCGGGTATTGCTCAGAATAATAGGCCAATAAATCGCGTAATACAGCTCTGGAGATAATAAAGTCTAGCTGATAAGGAAGAGCTAACTTTTCAGCACGTATTTTTTCTTCAGGTGAGAGCCAGTTTTTAAAAAGTTCATATTTTTTTGCATGGACTTCAAGACTAGTATGCCAAATATGAATGATAGATTGGTTTAATCCGCCCATAAGTATAGACCACTTGCATAACCTGCGTGATAGACTTGATTTCATTGTTAGACGCTAGTCTACGGTCCTCATTTACTCATGTAAACTCCGGCCCTTGACTATCTCTGCCTCAAACTCAAACCCATCACTGGGTTATGCAAGTGGTCTATTAGGTCCTGATAATTTAAGAAACCTTGCTGGATTTCCATGCTTTCCAACAGCGTAAGACTAGAAAGAATATATCAAAGCAATAATATATACTCGTCGCACTTGAACTTTTGTCTGTTGCCGCTCAACTCGCAATCCTCATGTATCATGAATACACTCCGGTTGTTTCATTCGTGCGGCGCCCTGCCAAACATCCAATTGCTGTGAGTATAAGTTCTGCATTTAATTTATTCCTAAGCATTACCTATAAGAAAATAAGTAAGTTCTAAAAATAGAAATTATTATTGTTTTTAAATATTTCTATTCTTAACCCCTAGAACTTATACCAGCAAGGTATTCATTAACTCAGTAATATCAATATAAACATTAAAAAAATAATGTGTCAATACATTTTATTTGTAATTTGCGTTATACTGGTAAAGGTCGAATCCAGGGATATAAAAAAATGGAAAACTTTTCCATCAATAATTTTTTACAGCATTTAATATTTGATTGCGGATTAAAAAAAGAATTTGTTGATGAAATGATAGCTTATGCTAAACAACAGCAAACTTCTTTTATAACTTATTTAATCCAAACACAAAAGGTAGATTCTTCCTACTTAGCCCGTCTTTTAGCCGCAGAGTTTTTTCTGACATACATTGACTTAGATAATATCGATTTAATGCAAATACCAATTAGTATATTAGATAAAAATTTATTACTAAAATATAAAATATTACCCATATCATATGATGAAAAAAAATTGACCGTAGCTATAGCTGATCCCACTGAGCAATTAGTTTTCGACGAAATACGATTTTCCACCGGGTTATTGCTGGAATATAAGCTTGCAGACGAAAAACAATTGCAAGAACTATTAAAAAAAATAAAAGACACTGGTTTAATAAAATCGGGTATTAATAGTGCAGTTGGTTTAAGCCGTTACCAAATAACTCGCGAAAAAGACGAAAATAATCTAGATGCAGCGTTAAATAATTCCAGCAATGACGATTTAACTATTATAAATTATGTCAATAAATTTTTGATTGACGCTATTAACCGTAATTCATCTGATGTTCATATAGAACCTTATGAAAATCGATTGCAAATACGTTTTCGGATCGATGGATTATTATATTCAATGGTTGTTTTGCCTAAAGATTTAATTTCACGAATTATCACACGTTTAAAGATTATGGCGCAATTAGATATTGCCGAGCGAAGAATTCCGCAAGATGGGCGTTTTCAATTAAAAGATATTAACGGTCGAAATGTAGATTGTCGATTGAGTACTTGTCCAACTATTCATGGTGAAAAATTAGTCATTAGAATTTTGGATAATAATAAAATGTTATTAGAAGTAGATAAATTGGGAATGAACCAAAATCAAAAAAAGGAATTTATCAAAGCTTTAGCAAGTCCCCATGGTATGATTTTAGTCACAGGACCTACCGGTAGCGGGAAAACTATCACACTCTATACCGCTTTAAGTTTCTTAAAAAAAACCACGATTAATATCTCAACGGTCGAAAATCCTATAGAAATTATTTTATCGGGAATAAATCAAGTTAATGTAAATCCTGCCGTAGGTTTAAATTTTGCTTGCGTGTTAAGAGCTTTTTTACGCCAAGATCCTGACATTATTATGGTAGGAGAGATGCGCGATCAGGAAACGGCTGAAATAGGAATAAAGGCTGCTCAAACAGGCCACCTGGTTTTATCAACGTTACATACTAACAGTGCTGCAGATAGTCTGATTCGCTTAGAGAATATGAATATTCCTAATTACAATATTGCAGCTTCAGTACAGTTAATTATTGCACAACGTTTAGTCAGGCGTTTATGCATGCATTGTAAAATTGAAGAAAGATTGCCGAAAAAAATTTCGTTAAAGTTAAATCTTGCATCGGATATTAAAATTTTTACTGCTAAGGGATGTTTGCAATGTACAGATGGTTATAAAGGTCGTACTGGGATTTTTGAGGTATTAACACTCACTAACGACATTAAAAAAATAATTTTACAGAAAAATAACGCATTAGAAATTAATCAATTTGCAAAAAAACAAGGGATGCAAACTTTGTATTTATCCGCTTTGGAAAAGTTAAAACAAGGTGAGATAAGCTTATTAGAAATGAGGCGCGTAATAAAAGACTAAAATGTATGTTTAGTATAGTTAAAATCTATATCTGGAAAGGAGTAACTTGCACAGGAAAACCGTGTAAAGGTAAAGTTTTTTTTGGAGATAAGAATCAACTGCGTTTAGAGTTGCAATGTCAAAATATTTTTATAAGCTATATTCGTACTCGTTGGATTATTCGATTTATTAAGCCCGTGAAAATACAAGAGATTTATCTTCTTACTCGTCAAATAGCACGATTACTGCGAGCAGGAGTTCCATTGCTGCAAATCTTGCAATTATTAGAAACTAGCATCTGCAATATCCTTCTACAAGCATATTTACGAAAATTAATCACTGCTTTAGAAGAGGGATTTTCATTAAGTGAAGCATTGCAAGAAAATAAAGCCTATTTCAATAAGTTTCATTGCAGCCTAATTGCATTAGGAGAAAAAACTGCTACTTTGGGATTAATGTTTGATCGTATTGCAATATATCAAGAAAAAAGCATGAAATTAAAAGCCAAAATAATTCATGCGTTAGTCTATCCTGCGGTAGTTTTACTAGTAGCGACTATGGTTTTTACGGCTCTATTGATGGGAGTAGTGCCGCAGTTTGAACAATTTTTTTCTGATGTAGGCGCACAATTGCCATTAATAACGCGCATTGTTATTTTTTTGTCAAAACACGTAGCATTTATTAGTGGCTATTGCGGATTTCTTTTATTGATATCAAGTAGTATTTTTATTTTTTTAAAGAAAAAATACTCTGTTATAAATGATAAACTCGACAGTCTTTATTTAAAAATACCCTTTGTTAATAAAATTATCTCTGAAATTATTATCGCTCGTATTACGCGTGCCTTATCTACCGCACTAACTGCAGGTTTACCTTTAGTTGATGCTTTACAGCTAATTGCTGAAATATCTAGTAATTTTGTTTATAAATCCGCTATTTTAGTAAGCTGTGAGCATATACGTGACGGTGAATGTTTTTATCAAGCCTTTTCACGGCAAAAAGTCATGCCATTAGATTTATTGCAACTTATTAAAATTGGAGAAATGGCTAATTGTCTGAGCGAAATATTAAACAATACTGCTGATCTCTACGAAGAAAAAATCAATTATTTTGCGGACAACCTATCGGTACTATTAGAGCCACTATTAATTATTATTTTAGGTTTAATGGTAGCTGGTTTGGTTATCGCTATGTATTTGCCTATATTTAAATTAGGAAGTGTTATTTAAATGCAATATTTTTTAATAGCTAGTTTTGTTTTTTTAAGTCTTTTGTTCGGTAGTTTCTTTACGGTATTGGTATATCGTTTACCATTAATGTTACAGCAACAATGGAGAAAAGATGCCCAGCAACTTTTAAACCCAGATGACTCGCTTCAGACCAATGAAAAAACTTTTAATATATTTTTACCTTTTTCGCATTGTCCATATTGTCATGAATATTTAACTATTTTACAAAAAATCCCCTTGTTAAGTTATTTTTTTTTAAAAAGAAGATGTGCCTATTGCCAAGAAAGAATTTCTTTTGTTTATCCTCTCATAGAAATTTTAACGTTAATAAGCTCGCTTATCGTTATTGACAAATTTGGAATAAGTTTACAAGCCTTTGCAGGCTTAATTTTAACCTGGGGTTTAATAATTTTAGCGTTTATTGATTTTGAACATAAGCTATTACCGGATATGATCACTTTTCCTTTACTGTGGTGCGGTTTAATTTTTAGCGTACCACAGACTTTTGTTTCTCCAGAAGCCGCTATTTTGGGTGCGTGTTTTGCTTATCTCTTTCTGTATATACTTGCCAAATGCTATCATTTTTTTGCTAAAGTTGAGCCTATGGGAGAAGGAGATTTTAAATGCTTTGCTTTATTAGGTGCTTGGTTAGGCATAAAAGCCTTACCTTATATCCTGTTTATAGCCGCTGGTGTAGGGTCTATCGTTGGTATAGGGTTATATCTATTCAATAAACAAAACTTGCGTAAAGCTATCGCTTTCGGTCCTTATTTAGCCTTATCAGGTTGGCTAGTCTTAATAGTTCAACCTAACTTCGATTATGTCTTTTTAATTTAACAGTGAACGCAAAACTTCAATAAGTAAATTATACGGGCGCTTTTTAATAACTTTTTGTTGATTTTAGATAATAGTTAAAACCATCTATGATAAACTTAAATCCATATACGAAGCTTAATAATGGAAAATCCAATGTCTGAAAAATTACCTGATATTCATTTACCTATCTCTATTATTGGCGCAGGGGCCTGGGGAAGTGCTCTAGCTATTCATTTAGCTCGTCAGCATCAAAAAGTGCATTTATGGGCTTATGAAAAGCAACAAGTTACCGAAATAAATACTAAAAAAACCAATGAGCGCTATCTGCCGGGTATTGTTTTCCCTTCTAATATCATTTGTTCGGATGATTATCAAACGGTTCTTTCAGAAACACGGGATATTTTAATTGTTGTACCAAGCGCCGCTTTTCAAACAACATTAAAAAAGATGCAGCCTTTTTTACAGGCTAACCAGCGCTTGCTTTGGGCAAGTAAAGGCTTAGATGCTGAAAAGCATCAATTATTGAATGAAGTGGTTAAAAATACATTAGGACATAGAGAAATGGCTGTGCTATCAGGGCCTAGTTTTGCTAAAGAAGTTGCTATGGGTTTGCCTACAGCTGTCTGCATTGCGTCGGAAAATTATGATTTTGCGCATGATCTTTCATTAAGATTTCAGACAAAATATTTTCGTGTGGAAATAACGCAAGATATTATTGGCGTGGAACTTGGCGGTGCTATAAAAAATGTACTGGCAATTGCTGTTGGCATGACTGAAGGTTTAGGCTTTGGTGCTAATGCAAAAGCTGCAGTGATTACTTCCGGATTATCCGAAATGATTGAACTCGGTTTAACATTAGGCGCAAAACAGGATACTTTCTTGGGGCTATCAGGTCTTGGAGATCTGGTATTAACCTGTACGGATAATCAGTCTCGCAATCGTCGTTTAGGTTTAGCTTTAGGACAAGGACAAAGCTTAGAGGAAACTAAAAAGTCAATTGGCACCACAGAAGGTTATGATACTGCAAAAAATATTTTCTTTTTAATAAAAAAATATGGTGTTAAAGCGCCGTTTTGTGAAGGCGTGTATCATATTTTGTATGAAAAAAAATCACCGAAAACACTTTTTAAAGATTATTTCCAGTAAAACGTTTATTTTTTTATCCAATTAATGAGGCCACCCGCTAACAATACTTTTAGTTCTCGTGAACTTAGAGGATACTTAACGATGTAATCTTTATTTTTAGTTTTATTATGAACGGTCAGTTGCTCGGATTTTTGAATAGTTTCACGAATATCTTTAATTAATAAAACATCATCTTGGTCAATGGTATCGTAATCGGCAGGTTTAGTGAAAACCAAAGGTAAAATGCCAAAGTTAACTAAATTTTGTCTATGAATGCGTGCAAATTGTTTCACTAGCACTGCTTGCACACCTAAATAACGAGGCGCAATGGCAGCATGTTCCCGACTCGAACCTTGGCCATAGTTTTCACCGCCAACAATAATAGATCCGGTTTTTTGATATTCTAAAGCGCGTTTTGGATAGGAGGGATCAATTTGATCAAAAACAAATTGGCTGATTCCAGCAATATTGCTGCGAAAAGGCAGTATTTTTGCCCCTGCAGGCAAAATGGTGTCAGTAGAAATGTCATCACCGACTTTAATCAAAACCGGGCCTTCAATACTATCGGCTAAAGCCGGGATAATAGGTAAGGGTTGTATGTTAGGGCCTTTAGCTAATGTTACTTCACCAGGGTTTGCAGCGGGTGGCACCAACATGGTGGTATTAATAATAATTTTTTGTGGCTCTTTAAAGCGTGGATAAACTTTATCCTTGAGAGAGCGAGGATCGGTGATAACACCCGTTAAAGCCGAGGCCGCAGCAATTTCAGGGCTACAGAGATAGACTTGGTCATCTTTGGTTCCGGATCGACCTGGAAAATTTCTTGGTACGGTACGTAAACTTATTTTTCCAGAGGCGGGCGCTTGACCCATGCCAATACAACCATTACATCCTGCTTGATGAATACGACCGCCCGCGCGAATTAATTTTTCTAAAACTCCTAATTCCACCATATTTTCTAAAATTTGGCGTGAGGTGGGGTTTATATCAAATGAAACACCAGGAGCTATTTGTTTTCCAGCGACAATTTCTGCCGCAACAGCGAAATCTCGTAGGCCAGGATTGGCCGATGAACCGATCATGGCTTGATAAATGGGTCGTCCAACAACTTCTTGGACAGGAACTACTTTTCCTGGGCTAGAAGGTAAGGCAATTAAAGGTTCGAGCTTGGAAAGATCGATTTCGTCATGTTCATCGTAACGGGCATTTTGGTCGGCAATAATCTCTTGCCAGTCAGCTTCGCGCTGTTGTGATTTCAAGAATTCTCGTGTCATCTCATCGGAAGGAAATACACTGGTAGTTGCTCCCAGTTCTGCACCCATGTTAGCAATGACATGACGATCCATCGCAGACAAATGTTGCAGTCCCGGTCCATAATATTCAATAACTTTACCAATTCCACCATCAACATTATGACGACGTAATAATTCTAAAATAATATCTTTTGCGCTTACCCAGTCCGGCAAAGCATTAGTTAATTTTACACCCCAGACTTTCGGCATGGTGACATGAAAGGGATGACCAGCAATAGCCATGGCAACTTCTAATCCACCTGCGCCAATGGCTAACATGCCCATCGATCCCGCAGCACAGGTATGACTATCTGAACCCAATAAGGTTTTTCCCGGTTTTCCAAAACGTTCCATATGTACAGGATGACTGACACCATTGCCCGGGCCACTGTAATATAGACCAAATTTTTTACAAGCACTGAGTAAAAATAAATGGTCATCTGCATTTTTAAAATCTGTTTGTAATAGGTTATGGTCAATGTACTGTACTGAGACTTCCGCTTTAGTCTGATTCAATTCCATCGCTTCACATTCCAGCATTACCATCGTGCCTGTAGCATCTTGGCATAAGGTTTGATCAATTTTCAGGCCAATTTCATCGCCTGCTTGCATTTCACCTGCAACCTTATGCGAGCTAATTAATTTTTGTGTTACATTTTGTGCCATACTAAAATTCCTAAAATCTAATTGCTGTGAGTATATAAAGCTTAACGAGCCTTTAACTGACAGGACTCATAAATAATTTCCTATAGGAAAACAAGTTAAAATACGATAGAAACAATAAATTGTTCATCACGTGTAGCTTTGTGTAGTTTACTAGTTAATGTATAGTAGTTTACAGCAAGCCTTAATCTAACGGTAGGGATCCGAATATGCATTTACCCGTTACGCGCTGGATCGATTTATTCACATTTTTTCTTTGCGCCTTAGTGTTAGCGGTTGCGGTCTATTTGCAATATAGAGTTGGGATCATTCCTTGTCCGCTTTGTATCATACAGCGGTTTATCATTACCTTGTTAGGATTGTTATTTTTAATGGGCGCGTTGTTTAATTTTGAAACAGCAACGCGCTGCTTTTTGCATACTATAACTTTTTTATTTGCGGCAGCCGGTGCGGTAGTGGCGAGTCGTCAATTATGGTTAGAGCATTTTCCTTCGGATCAGTTAATCAGTTGTCAAGCGGCGATAGCGCAGTACAGCACTTCTATCTATTTTCATAAAATTATGGAATTGTTCTTTCAAGGGACCAGCAATTGTGGCAGCTCAACCTGGCGTTTTTTAAATTTAAGTATGCCAGGCTGGACATTAATAATTTTTATTGTATTAGCGGCTATCTCTCTACGACAAGTGTATATAAACCGACGCAAACATAAACGACATTTCTTATCTTGAAAAAGACGATCTGTTGCTATTTCGAAATTCTTGATAAACTAGATTTTCATCTTTTTTGCGTTCTAGTAATTGAGCGGCAAACTCCTCAGCCTCTCCATAAATAACAAAATGGTCTTCCAATCTAACCATTAATTCTTTTAACTCCAGGGCCTTAGGTCGTTCTGATTCAGGTGCTTGCATAAGTAATGCAAGTTTTTTTAATATTTTCTTCTTTTGTTCTGTATTTTGCCCGCTATCCAAATTTTTTTGGAGATTTTCAAGGTCACTATCGATCGTATCCTTAATCTGTCTAACCAAATGCTCGCCGGTTAAATCTAAACAATCTTCAGTTAATGCCTGCCATTGTGTCGGATAATTTTCAGCCCAACCTTTATAGAATAGTATTTTTTCTAGGTCACTAAGTGGCTTGGGTGGAGTGGGACTCGATAACTGATTAGTTATTAAATACCATAAGTTTGCACCTAAGGACCATATATCTGTATTAAGATTATTTAAACTTTTTGTACAAAAATCTTTATTTATAAATAACTCAGGAGCGGAAAACAGAAATGTACTAATTTGAGGTGCGGCTTCATTTTTAAAATAGGCACAACCAAAATCACCTAAAATAAAGTCACCATTAATTTTAAGAAATATATTGCTTGGTTTTATATCATTATGGATCATTCC from the Rickettsiella endosymbiont of Aleochara curtula genome contains:
- a CDS encoding A24 family peptidase, translated to MQYFLIASFVFLSLLFGSFFTVLVYRLPLMLQQQWRKDAQQLLNPDDSLQTNEKTFNIFLPFSHCPYCHEYLTILQKIPLLSYFFLKRRCAYCQERISFVYPLIEILTLISSLIVIDKFGISLQAFAGLILTWGLIILAFIDFEHKLLPDMITFPLLWCGLIFSVPQTFVSPEAAILGACFAYLFLYILAKCYHFFAKVEPMGEGDFKCFALLGAWLGIKALPYILFIAAGVGSIVGIGLYLFNKQNLRKAIAFGPYLALSGWLVLIVQPNFDYVFLI
- a CDS encoding type II secretion system F family protein, whose product is MFSIVKIYIWKGVTCTGKPCKGKVFFGDKNQLRLELQCQNIFISYIRTRWIIRFIKPVKIQEIYLLTRQIARLLRAGVPLLQILQLLETSICNILLQAYLRKLITALEEGFSLSEALQENKAYFNKFHCSLIALGEKTATLGLMFDRIAIYQEKSMKLKAKIIHALVYPAVVLLVATMVFTALLMGVVPQFEQFFSDVGAQLPLITRIVIFLSKHVAFISGYCGFLLLISSSIFIFLKKKYSVINDKLDSLYLKIPFVNKIISEIIIARITRALSTALTAGLPLVDALQLIAEISSNFVYKSAILVSCEHIRDGECFYQAFSRQKVMPLDLLQLIKIGEMANCLSEILNNTADLYEEKINYFADNLSVLLEPLLIIILGLMVAGLVIAMYLPIFKLGSVI
- a CDS encoding serine/threonine-protein kinase; amino-acid sequence: MPTSIPLPPPFQNFFKKKKRPPNLNLTSGNRLSTSSVSSADTLSPFTSTQNCTTPEIIDFLSTLRIDEIENVITYNNGDFIKNGQNGVVKTVNLSAQGRTRKLVKKQGSFSVEHENKMTEALQQVVTSNFPFDLFALPVAQGSVGTTNILYTCYQEIGDLQTHVNYIYNQYNSNPSAVLSYLFQGFQQLIEAINALDSSEFKDKNKQIHHGMIHNDIKPSNIFLKINGDFILGDFGCAYFKNEAAPQISTFLFSAPELFINKDFCTKSLNNLNTDIWSLGANLWYLITNQLSSPTPPKPLSDLEKILFYKGWAENYPTQWQALTEDCLDLTGEHLVRQIKDTIDSDLENLQKNLDSGQNTEQKKKILKKLALLMQAPESERPKALELKELMVRLEDHFVIYGEAEEFAAQLLERKKDENLVYQEFRNSNRSSFSR
- a CDS encoding LexA family protein; translated protein: MNIKDIRRKNLRKLARSVGGITDLSEYLDRSQSQISHLIGNSPIKNIGDRLASHIEKVFNKPHGWLDHEHAAEESEGAYQYENSQPYYQVPLLTPQEVKERFLQFIKISPKTYSKYLSTNIPLSSDAFALRVENDCMETAQGPSFPKNCIIVLDTDCVAHNAAFILAKIKQDPGNTLLFRQLVIDGNRRYLKALNQHYPLTEMQADDTTCGVVRFMLMEF
- a CDS encoding NAD(P)H-dependent glycerol-3-phosphate dehydrogenase, yielding MSEKLPDIHLPISIIGAGAWGSALAIHLARQHQKVHLWAYEKQQVTEINTKKTNERYLPGIVFPSNIICSDDYQTVLSETRDILIVVPSAAFQTTLKKMQPFLQANQRLLWASKGLDAEKHQLLNEVVKNTLGHREMAVLSGPSFAKEVAMGLPTAVCIASENYDFAHDLSLRFQTKYFRVEITQDIIGVELGGAIKNVLAIAVGMTEGLGFGANAKAAVITSGLSEMIELGLTLGAKQDTFLGLSGLGDLVLTCTDNQSRNRRLGLALGQGQSLEETKKSIGTTEGYDTAKNIFFLIKKYGVKAPFCEGVYHILYEKKSPKTLFKDYFQ
- a CDS encoding GspE/PulE family protein; protein product: MENFSINNFLQHLIFDCGLKKEFVDEMIAYAKQQQTSFITYLIQTQKVDSSYLARLLAAEFFLTYIDLDNIDLMQIPISILDKNLLLKYKILPISYDEKKLTVAIADPTEQLVFDEIRFSTGLLLEYKLADEKQLQELLKKIKDTGLIKSGINSAVGLSRYQITREKDENNLDAALNNSSNDDLTIINYVNKFLIDAINRNSSDVHIEPYENRLQIRFRIDGLLYSMVVLPKDLISRIITRLKIMAQLDIAERRIPQDGRFQLKDINGRNVDCRLSTCPTIHGEKLVIRILDNNKMLLEVDKLGMNQNQKKEFIKALASPHGMILVTGPTGSGKTITLYTALSFLKKTTINISTVENPIEIILSGINQVNVNPAVGLNFACVLRAFLRQDPDIIMVGEMRDQETAEIGIKAAQTGHLVLSTLHTNSAADSLIRLENMNIPNYNIAASVQLIIAQRLVRRLCMHCKIEERLPKKISLKLNLASDIKIFTAKGCLQCTDGYKGRTGIFEVLTLTNDIKKIILQKNNALEINQFAKKQGMQTLYLSALEKLKQGEISLLEMRRVIKD
- a CDS encoding disulfide bond formation protein B, whose product is MHLPVTRWIDLFTFFLCALVLAVAVYLQYRVGIIPCPLCIIQRFIITLLGLLFLMGALFNFETATRCFLHTITFLFAAAGAVVASRQLWLEHFPSDQLISCQAAIAQYSTSIYFHKIMELFFQGTSNCGSSTWRFLNLSMPGWTLIIFIVLAAISLRQVYINRRKHKRHFLS
- a CDS encoding aconitate hydratase, which produces MAQNVTQKLISSHKVAGEMQAGDEIGLKIDQTLCQDATGTMVMLECEAMELNQTKAEVSVQYIDHNLLQTDFKNADDHLFLLSACKKFGLYYSGPGNGVSHPVHMERFGKPGKTLLGSDSHTCAAGSMGMLAIGAGGLEVAMAIAGHPFHVTMPKVWGVKLTNALPDWVSAKDIILELLRRHNVDGGIGKVIEYYGPGLQHLSAMDRHVIANMGAELGATTSVFPSDEMTREFLKSQQREADWQEIIADQNARYDEHDEIDLSKLEPLIALPSSPGKVVPVQEVVGRPIYQAMIGSSANPGLRDFAVAAEIVAGKQIAPGVSFDINPTSRQILENMVELGVLEKLIRAGGRIHQAGCNGCIGMGQAPASGKISLRTVPRNFPGRSGTKDDQVYLCSPEIAAASALTGVITDPRSLKDKVYPRFKEPQKIIINTTMLVPPAANPGEVTLAKGPNIQPLPIIPALADSIEGPVLIKVGDDISTDTILPAGAKILPFRSNIAGISQFVFDQIDPSYPKRALEYQKTGSIIVGGENYGQGSSREHAAIAPRYLGVQAVLVKQFARIHRQNLVNFGILPLVFTKPADYDTIDQDDVLLIKDIRETIQKSEQLTVHNKTKNKDYIVKYPLSSRELKVLLAGGLINWIKK
- a CDS encoding 4'-phosphopantetheinyl transferase family protein: MGGLNQSIIHIWHTSLEVHAKKYELFKNWLSPEEKIRAEKLALPYQLDFIISRAVLRDLLAYYSEQYPQKLQFRYTDSGKPLLINSKHLIEFNLSHSKNILAYIFTINTPVGIDIEFINPRIHLDKIAYRFLPAYEYDRLQLLHGIKKLETFFNAWVRNEALIKAKGHTLQTHPYSRHKLSLDPQANNLEYKKEEINPFYAISNLSLYPNFATAIAVKDTEKPILIKKYTKSMFGLNNQK